Proteins found in one Mixophyes fleayi isolate aMixFle1 chromosome 8, aMixFle1.hap1, whole genome shotgun sequence genomic segment:
- the LOC142099239 gene encoding dimethylaniline monooxygenase [N-oxide-forming] 2-like isoform X2 gives MVCSGHHSDPYFPLEAFPGINTFKGQYFHSQEYKTSAGFKGKRVVVVGMGNSGTDIAVELSRIAAQVFLSTRRGSWVMSRVFEHGYPWDICFDTRFQNCLRNTLPSSVITWLMEKKMNEWFDHANYGLQPRDSTQFKEPLFNDELPSRITCGYVVVKPNVSEFTETAVKFDDGTIEENIDVVIFATGYRFSFPFLDESAIKVEDNINNLYRNIFPPDLTKPTLGVLGLIQPLGPIMSSTEMQARWVARVFKGLCKLPPPDEIMRDNERKRKISIKRFGTIRENRLQLDYIEYLDELTIDIGCKPNILGLFFTDPILALTLFFGPCTPAQFRLVGPGKWPMARKQIMTTWDRILKPTKTRVLKRNEQKSMSIVFGLGALCFLALLIAVVMYKN, from the exons ATGGTTTGCAGTGGTCACCATTCAGATCCATACTTTCCTCTGGAAGCTTTTCCTG GCATAAACACATTTAAAGGACAATACTTTCATAGCCAGGAGTACAAAACCTCTGCAGGTTTTAAAGGAAAACGAGTTGTTGTTGTTGGAATGGGAAATTCAGGAACTGATATTGCTGTAGAGCTTAGTCGTATTGCAGCTCAG GTATTTCTCAGCACACGGAGAGGATCATGGGTTATGAGCCGAGTATTTGAACATGGTTACCCTTGGGATATCTGCTTTGACACACGCTTTCAGAACTGCCTGAGGAACACACTCCCATCATCTGTTATTACATGGCTGATGGAGAAGAAAATGAATGAGTGGTTTGACCATGCCAACTATGGACTCCAACCTCGTGACAG CACCCAATTTAAAGAGCCTTTGTTTAATGATGAACTGCCGAGTCGCATAACCTGCGGATACGTGGTGGTGAAGCCAAATGTGTCAGAATTCACTGAAACTGCTGTAAAATTTGATGATGGGACTATTGAGGAAAACATTGATGTTGTTATTTTTGCTACGGGCTATCGCTTCTCCTTTCCCTTCCTGGATGAATCCGCTATTAAGGTTGAAGATAATATAAACAATTTATACAGAAACATCTTTCCCCCGGACTTGACAAAGCCCACTCTGGGTGTCCTTGGCCTCATCCAACCTCTTGGTCCAATCATGTCTAGTACAGAAATGCAGGCTCGCTGGGTGGCCAGGGTCTTTAAGG GTTTATGCAAATTACCACCACCAGATGAAATCATGAGGGATAatgaaaggaaaagaaaaatttCCATAAAAAG GTTTGGTACAATAAGAGAAAACAGACTACAGCTGGATTACATTGAATATTTGGATGAGCTCACTATAGACATAGGCTGTAAGCCTAATATTTTGGGACTATTTTTCACAGATCCCATTCTAGCTCTTACACTTTTCTTTGGACCTTGCACACCAGCTCAGTTCCGCCTTGTAGGCCCAGGAAAATGGCCAATGGCCAGGAAGCAAATCATGACCACATGGGATCGGATTTTGAAGCCAACTAAAACTCGTGTGTTAAAAAGAAATGAGCAGAAATCAATGTCAATTGTATTTGGACTAGGGGCACTGTGTTTCCTTGCTCTGCTGATAGCTGTAGTTATGTACAAAAACTAA